A region of Ornithodoros turicata isolate Travis chromosome 5, ASM3712646v1, whole genome shotgun sequence DNA encodes the following proteins:
- the LOC135394653 gene encoding uncharacterized protein LOC135394653: protein MSAASERGRGRGSGRHRVAYASDQQRSAGDDAASLQHQQIGPGRRRRRAHRGRAQNQPSIPSASNATLLFSYQHAQQGDGPAPSILDATVEQTQVQGSACRSRGPLHRNQEEDIEGNGGSGASKRDTSAGAIPKTVRSWRLEASTLGQDTLEPGRLNNTERTTPLLPTYEQLILRTADSDGIGMHSGPLRAFNEHLRSCLTGATASIGFFCLKERRLVPGRGLGWALEPQPQVSSGRVILLKDTEKRQIYYGEVVRHNKEVLAVLYNSELAMNCASKLEGADAGMSASFFWALTTALSEQPVRAHFDILSGYTAAVPASSIFSHQIPLHFESLGHSGCYWPDDVNTLDERQYGALRSAITNAITTVHAPPGSGATRLASCIVRMLLDNLPVWYGKKQPALIVTEDVSPFSACVSGLQVFTLGKHLVVVQHPNSVRETATATPDVVHAKRKVDEALARVVNIASVLMASELRVLHQDELKDFTRSFSDRLGQERNYVRDWLFYGMIPEEVEHVANAEAMNYDAECKRYQDVLKHDENSNKKFGKRMVQGRMKFQRGHFLQNVYMKNIYVWKKLRNTQNECLPDLAHVKSIYSLDVVDKWILYNLWVSRFRSSNHRQLCMAQEQVTRESQVYNRVSKESTTTQVVGKPVVVVSPHAAVEHRFLLQALCPRILMVLGAQRVGDFLLPGIMFPSIEQAVLIGNNFDAAQVNGSLWHRVHHGGSTTGHYELNMQYVLPQNICTVLSACTGERMVSRITTNLSLRGVKEYIRIFNIKQRDTALLMLVQLAAHFVSHGYGNSSLAVLTLDSSRDTVHHVQSVLDARGIDIRAASIRSWYPRCAVIILIYASAKSSGKMFAAAISRSLCAVYAFGDVPPEDEEFQNIVNASRHISLGPLTLECIRHPGKPVFISSPRDFTTKSNDNGSCRERCGKPLRCGHTCPNKCHVGAHTERCKEQVSVTLSCGHSGMVRCSDAALYAAADPLRRLNSSLHLPPCNVMVRATLPNCEHLAEFPCFSRDRDRLTYQCIERVSTLSCGHSASILCHEQKIFLCQQRVTKTLPCGHRVTRTCCNTSMCTLEVEKELPCGHTVLLECWMATSNYWKSKSCNVRVRTKLPDCEHHVEFPCSSVSTDRLNYQCRELGATLDCGHKAEVVCCMRKMFRCQEILEKRMPCGHLVRRGCSWRDSPCTERVERTLACGHSLWVDCNTDIRGVLRSAVAENGTCRERCGKPLRCGHTCPNKCHVGAHTERCKEQVSVTLSCGHSGMVRCSDAALYAAADPLRRLNSSLHLPPCNVMVRATLPNCEHLAEFPCFSRDRDRLTYQCIERVSTLSCGHSASILCHEQKIFLCQQRVTKTLPCGHRVTRTCCNTSMCTLEVEKELPCGHTVLLECWMATSNYWKSKSCNVRVRTKLPDCEHHVEFPCSSVSTDRLNYQCRELGATLDCGHKAEVVCCMRKMFRCQEILEKRMPCGHLVRRGCSWRDSPCTERVERTLACGHSLWVDCNTDIRGVLRSAVAENGTCRERCGKTLRCGHTCPNRCHTGAHIERCKEVSVTLSCGHSRMVCCSDAALYAAANPLRRLNSSLHLPPCNVMVRATLPNCEHLAEFPCFSRDRDRLTYQCIECVSTLSCGHSASILCHEQKIFLCQQRVTKTLPCGHRVTRTCCNTSMCTLEVEKELPCGHTVLLECWMATSNYWKSKSCNVRVRTKLPDCEHHVEFPCSSVSTDRLNYQCRELGATLDCGHKAEVVCCMRKMFRCQEILEKRMPCGHLVRRGCSWRDSPCTERVERTLACGHSLWVDCNTDIRGVLRSAVAENGTCRERCGKTLRCGHTCPNRCHTGAHIERCKEEVSVTLSCGHSRMVCCSDAALYAAADPLRRLKRSLRLPPCNVMVRATLPNCEHHAEFPCFSRDRDRLTYQCIERVSTLSCGHSASILCHEQKRFLCQQRVTKTLPCGHHVTRTCCDTSMCTLEVEKELPCGHTVLLECWMATSNYWKSKSCNVRVRTKLPDCEHHVEFPCSSVSTDRLNYQCRELGATLDCGHKAEVVCCMRKMFRCQEILEKRMPCGHLVRRGCSWRDSPCTERVERTLACGHSLWVDCSTDFRDTLCSVVVAERLECGHTASRMCLDSSSCQMQCSNVVAKCGHRCTLPCAHNRVHPLHECQKCKDKCLIS, encoded by the coding sequence ATGTCTGCTGCCAGCGAACGTGGCCGTGGTCGCGGCAGTGGCAGACATAGGGTGGCATACGCCTCTGATCAGCAACGCTCTGCCGGGGATGATGCAGCATCACTTCAGCACCAGCAAATCGGGCCAGGACGGCGGAGGAGACGGGCGCACAGAGGCCGAGCTCAAAACCAACCTAGTATTCCTTCTGCTTCCAATGCCACATTGCTCTTCAGCTATCAACATGCTCAGCAAGGAGATGGCCCTGCACCGTCCATCCTAGATGCCACAGTTGAACAGACTCAAGTGCAAGGATCGGCCTGCCGAAGCCGGGGCCCTCTTCATCGAAATCAAGAAGAGGATATTGAAGGAAATGGAGGTTCAGGAGCAAGTAAGAGGGATACCTCTGCAGGTGCAATACCAAAAACCGTTCGCTCATGGAGATTGGAAGCATCAACTTTGGGACAAGACACTTTGGAGCCCGGAAGACTGAACAACACTGAACGAACAACTCCCCTTCTGCCTACCTACGAGCAACTAATTCTCCGTACTGCAGACTCTGATGGCATAGGTATGCACAGCGGGCCATTGAGAGCATTTAATGAACATCTGAGGTCGTGCCTCACTGGAGCAACAGCATCCATCGGTTTCTTCTGCTTGAAAGAGCGGAGGCTCGTACCAGGTCGCGGCCTTGGCTGGGCACTAGAACCGCAGCCGCAGGTCTCCAGTGGGAGAGTAATACTCTTAAAAGACACCGAAAAGAGGCAGATCTATTACGGGGAAGTGGTCAGGCACAACAAGGAAGTGCTCGCTGTTTTGTATAATTCTGAGCTTGCCATGAACTGTGCCAGTAAGTTGGAGGGTGCAGATGCTGGGATGAGTGCTTCTTTTTTCTGGGCGTTAACCACAGCCCTTAGCGAGCAGCCCGTGAGAGCACACTTCGATATTTTGAGTGGGTATACAGCTGCTGTTCCAGCATCTTCAATATTTTCGCACCAAATACCACTCCACTTTGAAAGCCTCGGACATTCGGGATGTTACTGGCCAGACGATGTAAATACACTGGACGAACGGCAGTATGGTGCCCTTCGTTCTGCCATTACGAATGCCATAACCACGGTGCATGCACCGCCTGGAAGTGGAGCTACTCGTCTTGCATCCTGCATTGTGCGAATGCTTTTGGACAACTTACCTGTCTGGTATGGAAAAAAGCAGCCGGCATTGATTGTCACAGAAGACGTCTCTCCCTTCAGTGCTTGCGTCTCTGGCTTGCAAGTCTTCACGCTTGGTAAACATCTCGTTGTGGTTCAGCATCCTAACTCTGTAAGGGAAACCGCAACGGCTACTCCTGATGTTGTTCATGCGAAACGTAAAGTTGACGAAGCTCTCGCAAGAGTTGTCAACATTGCGTCTGTCCTTATGGCCTCAGAACTTCGCGTCCTGCATCAGGATGAATTGAAGGACTTCACAAGATCATTTTCTGACAGGTTGGGGCAAGAGAGAAATTATGTACGGGATTGGCTCTTCTATGGGATGATCCCTGAAGAAGTCGAGCATGTTGCTAATGCTGAAGCGATGAATTACGATGCAGAATGTAAACGCTACCAGGACGTTCTGAAACATGATGAAAACTCCAACAAGAAGTTTGGGAAACGGATGGTCCAAGGCAGAATGAAGTTCCAGCGAGGGCACTTCCTGCAGAATGTGTACATGAAAAACATTTACGTATGGAAGAAGCTTCGCAACACTCAAAATGAGTGTCTTCCTGATTTGGCGCACGTCAAGAGTATCTACTCCCTCGACGTTGTTGACAAGTGGATTCTGTACAACTTGTGGGTATCACGTTTCAGAAGTTCTAACCATCGTCAACTGTGCATGGCACAAGAGCAAGTCACCCGCGAAAGTCAAGTGTACAACAGGGTTTCAAAAGAATCTACCACAACTCAAGTCGTTGGCAAGCCAGTTGTTGTGGTAAGCCCCCATGCTGCTGTAGAGCACAGATTTTTACTACAGGCACTCTGCCCACGGATTCTGATGGTACTTGGAGCCCAACGAGTTGGAGACTTTCTGCTCCCAGGTATCATGTTTCCTAGCATCGAGCAAGCAGTGCTCATTGGAAACAACTTTGATGCAGCACAAGTGAATGGCTCTTTGTGGCACCGGGTTCATCATGGCGGTAGTACTACAGGGCACTATGAGCTGAACATGCAGTATGTATTGCCACAGAACATCTGCACAGTATTAAGTGCATGCACTGGTGAAAGGATGGTATCACGGATTACTACAAATTTGTCTTTAAGGGGTGTGAAGGAATACATAAGGATCTTCAACATAAAGCAAAGGGACACGGCCTTGTTAATGCTCGTTCAGCTTGCAGCTCACTTTGTAAGTCATGGATATGGAAACAGTAGTCTTGCCGTTCTAACCCTGGACTCCAGCAGAGACACTGTGCATCATGTGCAATCAGTCCTGGATGCTAGGGGTATCGATATTAGGGCGGCTTCCATCCGTTCATGGTACCCACGTTGTGCCGTGATAATTCTTATCTATGCTAGTGCAAAGTCTAGTGGAAAAATGTTTGCTGCTGCAATAAGTCGTAGTCTGTGCGCCGTTTATGCCTTCGGTGATGTCCCTCCTGAGGACGAAGAGTTCCAGAACATTGTGAACGCATCAAGGCACATCTCACTGGGTCCCCTGACCTTAGAATGCATCAGGCACCCAGGGAAGCCTGTCTTTATATCAAGCCCTCGAGACTTTACGACAAAGTCCAACGACAACGGCAGCTGCAGAGAACGATGCGGCAAACCACTACGTTGTGGTCACACGTGTCCTAATAAATGCCACGTGGGAGCACACACTGAGCGGTGCAAAGAACAAGTTAGTGTGACCCTTTCTTGTGGACACTCAGGAATGGTACGCTGCAGCGATGCAGCATTGTACGCTGCTGCTGACCCCTTGCGGCGTCTAAATAGCAGCCTACACCTTCCTCCATGTAATGTAATGGTTCGAGCGACTCTTCCAAACTGTGAACACCTTGCAGAGTTCCCTTGCTTTTCAAGGGACAGGGATCGCTTGACTTACCAATGCATAGAGCGTGTGTCCACTCTAAGCTGTGGGCATTCAGCTTCCATCCTTTGTCACGAGCAGAAAATATTTTTGTGTCAGCAGCGTGTTACCAAGACACTCCCTTGTGGCCATCGTGTTACCAGAACTTGTTGCAATACATCCATGTGTACATTGGAGGTAGAGAAAGAACTTCCCTGTGGCCACACCGTATTGCTTGAGTGCTGGATGGCAACTTCCAACTATTGGAAATCGAAGTCCTGTAACGTAAGAGTGCGCACTAAGCTTCCAGACTGTGAACACCACGTGGAATTTCCTTGCTCGTCCGTATCAACAGATCGCCTGAATTACCAGTGCAGAGAACTTGGCGCCACACTTGACTGTGGCCACAAGGCAGAGGTTGTTTGCTGCATGAGAAAAATGTTTCGCTGCCAAGAAATATTGGAGAAACGCATGCCCTGTGGGCACTTAGTTCGTCGAGGGTGCTCTTGGAGAGATTCGCCTTGCACGGAACGTGTTGAGAGGACACTTGCTTGCGGTCACTCATTGTGGGTGGATTGTAATACAGACATCAGAGGCGTCTTGCGCAGTGCAGTCGCAGAGAATGGCACCTGCAGAGAGCGATGTGGCAAACCACTACGTTGTGGTCACACGTGTCCTAATAAATGCCACGTGGGAGCACACACTGAGCGGTGCAAAGAACAAGTTAGTGTGACCCTTTCTTGTGGACACTCAGGAATGGTACGCTGCAGCGATGCAGCATTGTACGCTGCTGCTGACCCCTTGCGGCGTCTAAATAGCAGCCTACACCTTCCTCCATGTAATGTAATGGTTCGAGCGACTCTTCCAAACTGTGAACACCTTGCAGAGTTCCCTTGCTTTTCAAGGGACAGGGATCGCTTGACTTACCAATGCATAGAGCGTGTGTCCACTCTAAGCTGTGGGCATTCAGCTTCCATCCTTTGTCACGAGCAGAAAATATTTTTGTGTCAGCAGCGTGTTACCAAGACACTCCCTTGTGGCCATCGTGTTACCAGAACTTGTTGCAATACATCCATGTGTACATTGGAGGTAGAGAAAGAACTTCCCTGTGGCCACACCGTATTGCTTGAGTGCTGGATGGCAACTTCCAACTATTGGAAATCGAAGTCCTGTAACGTAAGAGTGCGCACTAAGCTTCCAGACTGTGAACACCACGTGGAATTTCCTTGCTCGTCCGTATCAACAGATCGCCTGAATTACCAGTGCAGAGAACTTGGCGCCACACTTGACTGTGGCCACAAGGCAGAGGTTGTTTGCTGCATGAGAAAAATGTTTCGCTGCCAAGAAATATTGGAGAAACGCATGCCCTGTGGGCACTTAGTTCGTCGAGGGTGCTCTTGGAGAGATTCGCCTTGCACGGAACGTGTTGAGAGGACACTTGCTTGCGGTCACTCATTGTGGGTGGATTGTAATACAGACATCAGAGGCGTCTTGCGCAGTGCAGTCGCAGAGAATGGCACCTGCAGAGAGCGATGTGGCAAGACACTACGTTGTGGTCACACGTGTCCTAATAGATGCCACACGGGAGCACACATTGAGCGGTGCAAAGAAGTTAGTGTCACCCTCTCTTGCGGACACTCAAGGATGGTGTGCTGCAGCGATGCAGCATTGTACGCTGCTGCCAACCCCTTGCGGCGTCTAAATAGCAGCCTACACCTTCCTCCATGTAATGTAATGGTTCGAGCGACTCTTCCAAACTGTGAACACCTTGCAGAGTTCCCTTGCTTTTCAAGGGACAGGGATCGCTTGACTTACCAATGCATAGAGTGTGTGTCCACTCTAAGCTGTGGGCATTCAGCTTCCATCCTTTGTCACGAGCAGAAAATATTTTTGTGTCAGCAGCGTGTTACCAAGACACTCCCTTGTGGCCATCGTGTTACCAGAACTTGTTGCAATACATCCATGTGTACATTGGAGGTAGAGAAAGAACTTCCCTGTGGCCACACCGTATTGCTTGAGTGCTGGATGGCAACTTCCAACTATTGGAAATCGAAGTCCTGTAACGTAAGAGTGCGCACTAAGCTTCCAGACTGTGAACACCACGTGGAATTTCCTTGCTCGTCCGTATCAACAGATCGCCTGAATTACCAGTGCAGAGAACTTGGCGCCACACTTGACTGTGGCCACAAGGCAGAGGTTGTTTGCTGCATGAGAAAAATGTTTCGCTGCCAAGAAATATTGGAGAAACGCATGCCCTGTGGGCACTTAGTTCGTCGAGGGTGCTCTTGGAGAGATTCGCCTTGCACGGAACGTGTTGAGAGGACACTTGCTTGCGGTCACTCATTGTGGGTGGATTGTAATACAGACATCAGAGGCGTCTTGCGCAGTGCAGTCGCAGAGAATGGCACCTGCAGAGAGCGATGTGGCAAGACACTACGTTGTGGTCACACGTGTCCTAATAGATGCCACACGGGAGCACACATTGAGCGGTGCAAAGAAGAAGTTAGTGTCACCCTCTCTTGCGGACACTCAAGGATGGTGTGCTGCAGCGATGCAGCATTGTACGCTGCTGCCGACCCCTTGCGGCGTCTAAAGAGGAGCCTACGCCTTCCTCCATGTAATGTAATGGTTCGAGCGACTCTTCCAAACTGTGAACACCATGCAGAGTTCCCTTGCTTTTCAAGGGACAGGGATCGCTTGACTTACCAATGCATAGAGCGTGTGTCCACTCTAAGCTGTGGGCATTCAGCTTCCATCCTTTGTCACGAGCAGAAAAGATTTTTGTGTCAGCAGCGTGTTACCAAGACACTCCCTTGTGGCCATCATGTTACCAGAACTTGTTGCGATACATCCATGTGTACATTGGAGGTAGAGAAAGAACTTCCCTGTGGCCACACCGTATTGCTTGAGTGCTGGATGGCAACTTCCAACTATTGGAAATCAAAGTCCTGTAACGTAAGAGTGCGCACTAAGCTTCCAGACTGTGAACACCACGTGGAATTTCCTTGCTCGTCCGTATCAACAGATCGCCTGAATTACCAGTGCAGAGAACTTGGCGCCACACTTGACTGTGGCCACAAGGCAGAGGTTGTTTGCTGCATGAGAAAAATGTTTCGCTGCCAAGAAATATTGGAGAAACGCATGCCCTGTGGGCACTTAGTTCGTCGAGGGTGCTCTTGGAGAGATTCGCCTTGCACGGAACGTGTTGAGAGGACACTTGCTTGCGGTCACTCATTGTGGGTGGATTGTAGTACAGACTTCAGAGACACCCTGTGCAGTGTGGTTGTCGCGGAACGTCTAGAATGTGGCCATACTGCTTCTAGGATGTGCTTGGACAGCAGCAGTTGCCAGATGCAGTGTTCGAATGTTGTTGCAAAGTGCGGACACCGGTGCACATTGCCCTGTGCACACAATCGGGTTCATCCACTACACGAATGCCAGAAATGCAAGGACAAATGTCTCATATCTTAA
- the LOC135395918 gene encoding N-acetylgalactosamine kinase-like, protein MSKLRLATLCAKSERYIGTQGGGMDQAIAFFAEQGSAKLIQFNPLKTTNVPLPSGATFVVANSCVKMTKVPTSHFNARVVECHLAAKSIAKSQGLNYKKKLQLADVQAMLKTPFEEMVALVQNVLHPEPYKRSELCQLLQMNDAEFEALVLGKNTKHLQEFKARCDSNL, encoded by the exons ATGAGCAAGTTGAGGCTCGCTACGCTGTGCGCAAAAAGTGAACGATACATTGGAACTCAAGGGGGAG GCATGGATCAGGCTATTGCATTTTTCGCTGAGCAAG GAAGTGCAAAGCTAATCCAGTTCAACCCCCTAAAAACAACCAACGTTCCCTTACCAAGTGGAGCAACCTTTGTTGTAGCCAATAGCTGCGTCAAAATGACCAAAGTTCCTACCTCCCACTTCAACGCTCGTGTTGTCGAGTGTCACCTTGCAGCTAAG TCAATTGCCAAGTCTCAAGGCCTCAATTACAAGAAAAAGCTTCAACTAGCCGATGTTCAAGCAATGCTCAAGACACCTTTTGAAGAAATGGTGGCCTTGGTACAGAACGTGCTGCATCCAGAGCCCTATAAGAGATCAGAGTTGTGCCAGCTACTTCAAATGAATGATGCAGAGTTTGAAGCGTTGGTGCTTGGAAAGAACACAAAGCATCTTCAAGAGTTTAAGGCAAGATGTGACAGTAATCTATAG
- the LOC135395917 gene encoding N-acetylgalactosamine kinase-like produces the protein MGAEPNFRSSFSIRKAYGQDPLFFTHAPGRVNLIGEHVDYCGYAVLPMALQQNIVVACAPNGSNTLNLVNVEDGRYPSHSEKMDLLKIDDIAPQWYHYFLCGVKGVVEDEDAGDRPSRVTGMDVVAHGTVPPSAGLSSSSAVVCVAALATLWLQG, from the exons atgggcgcag AGCCGAATTTCCGCAGCTCGTTCAGCATCCGCAAGGCTTATGGACAGGACCCACTTTTCTTCACTCATGCCCCTGGAAGGGTAAACTTGATTGGGGAACACGTAGACTACTGCGGCTATGCTGTTCTTCCAATGGCCCTGCAGCAGAACATCGTTGTGGCCTGTGCCCCAAATGGCTCCAACACGTTAAACCTTGTCAACGTTGAAGACGGACGTTACCCCAGTCACTCTGAGAAGATGGACTTGTTGAAAATCGACGACATTGCACCGCAGTGGTATCACTATTTTCTTTGCGGCGTCAAAGGAGTCGTAGAAGATGAGGATGCTGGTGATAGGCCGAGTAGAGTGACTGGGATGGATGTGGTGGCGCATGGCACTGTGCCTCCGTCTGCTGGGCTTTCGAGCTCCAGTGCAGTCGTCTGTGTTGCTGCTTTGGCTACACTTTGGTTACAAGGGTAA